DNA from Dietzia lutea:
GGGCCCGGCCCTCGGGGGCCGGGTCAGGCGGTGGTCTCGCGCAGATCGGACGCCGAGACGTAGCGGATGATCTCCAGGATCCGCGTGTAGGAGCGGGACTTGCCCGACACGATCGAAGTGTGGTCCTCGTCCTCGAACATGACGAGCTTGGCCCGACCGCCCCGACGGTTGACCTCGTCCACGTAGCGCTGCGAGTTCTCCGGCGCCACGGTCACGTCCTGCCTGCCGTGCAGGGCGATCACCGGGGTTCCCGTGTCGATGTTCTGAATGGGATCCACCGATGTGTAGCGGCCCGATACCTCGTCGGGTGTGCCACCGAGCATGGCGACGATCCTGTCGTCACCGTGGGTGGCCCCGTAGGCCATGTCCAACGGCCCCGCGATCGAGATGACGCGGGTGGGGCGGAAGCTCGGCTTGGAGCCCACCTCCCCGTCCTCGAGCTGGTGTCGGGTCGCCGCCCAGACGGCGAGTTGTGCGCCGGTGCTGTGGCCCACCACCACCTCGTCGTCGGTGGTGATCTGCGGGAACCTCTTGTCGACTTCGGTGACGTGGTCGAGCGCGTCGGCCACGTCGCGGAAGGTGATGGGCCAGCCGCCGCCCGACCCGATGTGTCGGTACTCGATGTTGTAGACCGCCATCCCGCGGCTGGCGAGTTCGCGGGCCAGGTGGTCGAACGAGCTCGTCCCGATCTCCTTGTGCCAGGCCCCGCCGTGGATGAGCACGGCCAGCGGGATGGAGTCGACCTTCTGGTCACCTGCCGGGAGGTAGAGGTCGGCCCAGTTGTGCTCCGGGTCGGGAGCGGGGTAGCGGGTGGGGTACTCGAAGCGCTGCACCGTGACCTCGTCCAGCCGGACGGGGCCCGCGTACGTCGGTTCGACCGTGGGGGCCGCGCTCGTCGTCATGCATCCCACGAGGAACAGCGAGCCGACCGACAGGGCCGCGCCGAGCACGGCCGGGCGTCTGTACCTGCCGAGGTCTCGACCTGACATGGTGCCCACTTCCTCAGGAGTCAATAAGGCTGAAAATCCTCTTTCTCCATGTGGACACGTCAGCGAAGTGCGGAAGTGTGGCCGGAAGTTCGGAGAGTGAAACCCATCTTACAAACTTGCGGAGCATTTCGGCGGCCCGGGTGTCCCCGAGTTCCCCCGCGCCCGGTCAACGGGCGGTCAGCGGCCGCCTGCCCGGGGTTCGTCCTCTCCCGTCGTGGCCTCGTCCTCCGCCACGGCACCGTCGGCTCCGGGCAGACCCGCGCCGACTCCGCCGACGTCGGTGATCGTCCAGTCGGAGGCGCGGTCCATGGTGAGCGTGTAGG
Protein-coding regions in this window:
- a CDS encoding alpha/beta hydrolase family protein, encoding MSGRDLGRYRRPAVLGAALSVGSLFLVGCMTTSAAPTVEPTYAGPVRLDEVTVQRFEYPTRYPAPDPEHNWADLYLPAGDQKVDSIPLAVLIHGGAWHKEIGTSSFDHLARELASRGMAVYNIEYRHIGSGGGWPITFRDVADALDHVTEVDKRFPQITTDDEVVVGHSTGAQLAVWAATRHQLEDGEVGSKPSFRPTRVISIAGPLDMAYGATHGDDRIVAMLGGTPDEVSGRYTSVDPIQNIDTGTPVIALHGRQDVTVAPENSQRYVDEVNRRGGRAKLVMFEDEDHTSIVSGKSRSYTRILEIIRYVSASDLRETTA